The Musa acuminata AAA Group cultivar baxijiao chromosome BXJ2-2, Cavendish_Baxijiao_AAA, whole genome shotgun sequence genome has a segment encoding these proteins:
- the LOC135605502 gene encoding elongation factor 1-delta 1-like, protein MAVNFHNLNAASGLQKLNDYLLTRSYITGYQASKDDISVYSALATSPSADYVNVARWYNHIDALLKLCGISEEGKGVKIESSASVVEEAPSPAIDDKKGPAADDDDDMDLFGEETEEEKKAAEERAAAVKASGKKKESGKSSVLLDVKPWDDETDMQKLEEVVRSVKMEGLLWGASKLAPVGYGIKKLQIMMTIVDDLVSVDNLIEDYLLVEPANEYIQSCDIVAFNKI, encoded by the exons ATGGCTGTCAATTTCCACAATCTAAATGCAGCGTCTGGCCTCCAGAAACTTAATGATTATCTTCTTACCCGAAGCTATATAACTGG TTATCAAGCTTCAAAGGATGATATTTCTGTTTATAGTGCATTAGCCACATCTCCATCGGCAGACTATGTGAATGTAGCTAGGTGGTACAACCACATTGATGCTCTCCTTAAGTTGTG CGGTATCTCTGAGGAAGGCAAGGGTGTGAAGATTGAATCATCTGCATCTGTGGTTGAGGAGGCCCCTTCACCTGCTATTGATGACAAGAAG GGCCCAGCagcggatgatgatgatgacatggaTTTGTTTGGTGAAGAGACTGAAGAGGAAAAGAAGGCAGCTGAAGAGCGTGCAGCAGCTGTCAAAGCATCCGGAAAAAAGAAAGAGT CTGGAAAGTCTTCTGTACTTCTTGATGTAAaaccatgggatgatgaaacagacaTGCAAAAGCTTGAAGAAGTTGTCAGGAGTGTCAAGATGGAGGGTTTGCTCTGGGGGGCGT CAAAACTGGCCCCAGTTGGGTATGGCATAAAAAAATTGCAGATCATGATGACTATTGTGGATGACTTGGTCTCTGTGGATAACCTGATTGAGGACTATCTGTTGGTCGAACCAGCAAATGAGTACATCCAGAGCTGTGATATTGTggcattcaacaaaatat AG
- the LOC135605503 gene encoding LIM domain-containing protein WLIM1-like: MAFQGTTTKCTACTKTVYLVEKLTADNRVYHKACFRCHHCKGTLKLGNYNSFEGVLYCRPHFDQIYKSTGSLDKSFEGTPKVVKPEKFVDNENANKVSSAFAGTREKCVGCKKTVYPIERVTVNGTAYHKSCFKCSHGGCTISPSNYIAHEGTLYCKHHHIQLIKQKGNYSKLEDEKEKTSDEAASPPQEEESDA, from the exons ATGGCGTTCCAAGGGACGACGACCAAGTGCACGGCGTGCACCAAGACGGTGTACTTGGTCGAAAAGCTCACCGCCGACAACCGGGTCTACCACAAGGCCTGCTTCAGGTGCCACCACTGCAAGGGCACATTGAAG CTGGGAAACTATAATTCCTTTGAGGGAGTCCTGTATTGCAGACCTCATTTTGATCAAATCTACAAATCAACTGGCAGTCTGGACAAAAGCTTTGAAG GGACCCCAAAGGTTGTCAAACCGGAAAAGTTTGTCGATAACGAG AATGCAAACAAGGTATCAAGTGCTTTTGCTGGCACCAGAGAGAAGTGTGTTGGTTGCAAGAAGACTGTATATCCAATCGAAAGG GTCACGGTCAATGGCACCGCATATCACAAGAGCTGCTTTAAATGTTCTCACGGAGGATGCACCATCAGCCCTTCCAACTACATTGCACATGAGGGGACGTTATACTGTAAGCATCACCACATCCAGCTAATCAAGCAGAAAGGGAATTACAGCAAACTTGAGGATGAGAAAGAGAAGACTTCGGATGAGGCAGCATCTCCTCCCCAAGAGGAAGAATCTGATGCATGA
- the LOC103976170 gene encoding uncharacterized protein LOC103976170 — translation MASSPSARRRRLQYLSPTETLEIGGGGLSLSPRVKLLLTFFRSDPAVKPIDEWKLKLALLDFLRSHPLSLSVPDDDLVIRRRPDLHKRKRDEPVASGTLFVRDLGFLKSENREGDEEDEGASRKRFFDWRSTFVDRLAGIDLNLEGVKFKMTVEIPPADDFELMKKSWEDYYTSQLLDSRRAFARRPDTVIVRGVPSRWFAEPRVSSKASMLVTHTIFSTLGKIRNLNVASDDDLGVKSEESKEEIISGLNCKVWVQFESYDDFYNAMKVLYGRSMQKEGSRLKVDYEVSWDRDGYFRNVNQKPYRSYRQERDSSTQVLAGNIRNEPSKNQPHMTFDSNGSRRKRFRE, via the exons ATGGCGTCCTCTCCGTCCGCCCGGCGCCGCCGCTTGCAGTATCTCTCGCCGACCGAAACCCTAGAAATTGGCGGCGGCGGCCTGTCCCTCTCCCCGCGTGTGAAGCTCCTCCTCACGTTCTTCCGCTCTGATCCTGCCGTTAAGCCCATCGACGAGTGGAAACTCAAGCTCGCCCTCCTCGACTTCCTTCGCTCCCATCCCCTCTCCCTCTCCGTCCCCGATGACGACCTCGTCATCCGACGCCGCCCCGACCTCCACAAGCGCAAGCGCGACGAGCCCGTGGCCTCCGGGACTCTCTTCGTCCGCGACCTAGGGTTCCTCAAGAGCGAGAACCGAGAAGGGGACGAGGAGGACGAGGGGGCGTCGAGGAAGAGGTTCTTCGACTGGCGGAGCACCTTCGTCGACCGGCTTGCCGGGATCGATTTGAACCTCGAGGGCGTCAAGTTCAAGATGACCGTGGAGATCCCGCCGGCGGATGATTTTGAGCTGATGAAGAAATCATGGGAGGATTATTATACCTCACAGTTGTTGGATTCCC GAAGGGCATTTGCCAGGCGCCCAGACACAGTCATTGTTCGGGGTGTTCCTTCTCGCTGGTTTGCGGAGCCACGAGTGTCGTCCAAGGCCTCGATGTTGGTTACTCATACCATTTTTTCCACACTGGGGAAGATAAG GAATCTTAATGTTGCCAGCGACGATGATTTAGGTGTGAAATCAGAAGAGTCTAAAGAAGAGATTATTTCTGGACTTAACTGCAAAGTCTGGGTTCAGTTTGAGAGTTATGATGACTTCTACAATGCCATGAAGGTGTTATATGGACGGTCAATGCAGAAG GAAGGCTCACGGCTTAAAGTAGACTATGAGGTATCTTGGGACAGAGATGGCTATTTCCGGAACGTAAATCAGAAGCCTTATAGAAGTTACAGACAGGAAAGGGATAGTTCAACCCAGGTTCTGGCAGGAAATATAAGAAATGAACCCAGTAAAAATCAGCCCCACATGACATTTGATTCTAATGGTTCACGGCGCAAACGATTCAGG GAATGA